The following proteins are co-located in the Pseudomonas sp. ATCC 13867 genome:
- a CDS encoding 2Fe-2S iron-sulfur cluster-binding protein, with product MPELILDGRSLRVAAGTTVAAALALGGDGTTRTSVSGQRRAPLCGMGVCQECRVSIDGQRRLACQTLCRDGMQVETRP from the coding sequence ATGCCTGAGCTGATCCTCGACGGCCGCTCGCTGCGGGTCGCCGCCGGCACCACGGTCGCCGCTGCGCTCGCCCTGGGCGGTGACGGCACCACACGGACCTCGGTCAGCGGCCAGCGCCGCGCGCCACTGTGCGGCATGGGCGTCTGCCAGGAATGCCGGGTGAGCATCGACGGCCAGCGTCGCCTGGCCTGCCAGACCCTGTGCCGCGACGGCATGCAGGTGGAGACCCGCCCATGA
- a CDS encoding NAD(P)/FAD-dependent oxidoreductase, whose product MSDADIIVIGAGIVGSACAHALACRGLDVLVLDARLPGATAVGMGHLLVLDDNAAELALSNYSLQRWREWGHDMPAECAYRSNGTMWLAANDEEMAEAERKFAVLREHGVAARLLNNAELQQEEPELRSDLHGGLEITGDGILYAPRAAAWLLESALKPIRQRQAKVVEIDEPRVRLDSGQWLSARAVVLANGIQAGELCPGLPIEPKKGHLLITDRYPGKVRRTLVELGYVTSAHNASGPSVACNIQPRPTGQLFIGASRQFGTTDPQVEGWMLAKMLRRAVDYMPGLANLNVIRSWAGFRAASPDGMPLVGEHPQRPGLWLAVGHEGLGVTTAPGTADLLAAQLCDEPLPLAAEPYSPHRFLGANAHA is encoded by the coding sequence GTGAGCGATGCCGACATCATCGTCATCGGCGCCGGCATAGTCGGCTCCGCTTGCGCCCACGCTCTGGCCTGCCGCGGGCTCGATGTGCTGGTGCTGGACGCACGCCTGCCCGGCGCCACCGCGGTCGGCATGGGTCACTTGCTGGTGCTCGACGACAACGCCGCCGAACTGGCGCTGAGCAACTACTCGCTGCAACGCTGGCGCGAGTGGGGCCACGACATGCCCGCCGAATGCGCCTACCGCAGCAACGGCACGATGTGGCTGGCCGCCAATGATGAAGAGATGGCCGAAGCGGAACGCAAGTTCGCCGTCCTGCGCGAGCACGGCGTCGCCGCCAGACTACTGAACAACGCCGAGCTGCAGCAGGAGGAACCCGAGCTGCGCAGCGACCTGCACGGCGGGCTGGAGATCACCGGCGACGGCATCCTCTACGCACCGCGCGCCGCCGCCTGGCTGCTGGAATCGGCGCTGAAACCGATCCGCCAGCGCCAGGCGAAAGTGGTGGAGATCGACGAACCCCGCGTGCGCCTCGACAGCGGCCAGTGGCTGAGCGCCAGGGCCGTGGTGCTGGCCAACGGCATCCAGGCCGGCGAGCTGTGCCCCGGCCTGCCCATTGAGCCGAAGAAGGGCCACCTGCTGATCACCGACCGCTACCCCGGCAAGGTGCGCCGCACCCTGGTCGAGCTGGGCTACGTGACCAGCGCACACAATGCCAGCGGCCCCTCGGTGGCCTGCAACATCCAGCCGCGCCCCACCGGCCAGCTGTTCATCGGCGCCTCGCGGCAGTTCGGCACCACCGACCCGCAGGTGGAAGGCTGGATGCTGGCGAAGATGCTGCGCCGCGCCGTGGATTACATGCCGGGCCTCGCCAACCTCAACGTGATCCGCAGCTGGGCGGGCTTTCGCGCCGCCAGTCCCGACGGCATGCCCCTGGTGGGCGAACACCCGCAGCGCCCCGGCCTGTGGCTGGCGGTCGGCCATGAAGGCCTGGGTGTGACCACCGCCCCCGGCACCGCCGACCTGCTCGCCGCGCAGCTGTGCGATGAGCCGCTGCCGCTGGCGGCCGAACCCTATTCCCCGCACCGCTTCCTCGGAGCCAATGCCCATGCCTGA